The Salvia miltiorrhiza cultivar Shanhuang (shh) chromosome 1, IMPLAD_Smil_shh, whole genome shotgun sequence genome has a window encoding:
- the LOC130990605 gene encoding protein VACUOLELESS GAMETOPHYTES-like — MSCSSGCNYNLHMECFHLPPRLPSIRLHHQPGHDLILESSDKLGFDYCHVCAFTSSGLYYACIGCKFKADIKCTSLPDTIYHTAHPQHPLNLVSHNDVHQKQRHQYYCGANCGGRSSSFDCYACSSCEFIVHIRCAMLPASFTSCRWDKHHPLPLTYNANLNHPGEFYCDKCEREMNPKSWMYHCRHCDISFHPRCFKTRFGWYSNIRFGKEYVNAAAHPHPLVSQLLTTKRRCNLCRNDRYELPGFHCESCNFFICRDCGKKMIGDGDMKAAD, encoded by the coding sequence ATGAGTTGTAGTAGTGGATGCAATTACAATCTTCACATGGAGTGCTTCCACTTGCCACCTCGCCTCCCCTCCATTCGACTCCACCACCAACCTGGTCACGACCTAATTCTCGAATCTTCTGACAAACTCGGATTTGATTATTGTCACGTGTGTGCCTTCACTTCGAGTGGGTTGTACTATGCTTGTATAGGATGCAAGTTTAAAGCAGACATCAAGTGCACTTCTCTGCCGGACACCATATATCACACAGCTCACCCACAACATCCCCTCAACCTTGTCTCTCACAATGATGTTCATCAGAAACAACGTCACCAATATTATTGTGGTGCTAATTGTGGTGGCCGCTCATCTAGTTTTGATTGTTACGCGTGCAGCAGCTGTGAGTTCATTGTGCACATTCGATGCGCTATGCTGCCGGCATCATTCACCAGCTGTAGATGGGACAAGCACCACCCGCTGCCATTGACATACAACGCCAATCTCAACCATCCAGGTGAATTCTACTGTGATAAATGTGAAAGAGAAATGAATCCCAAGAGTTGGATGTATCACTGCCGCCACTGCGATATATCCTTCCATCCTCGTTGCTTTAAAACCAGATTCGGTTGGTATAGTAACATCAGGTTCGGAAAGGAATATGTGAATGCGGCAGCTCACCCACACCCTCTTGTCTCTCAACTTCTCACCACAAAACGCCGCTGCAACCTTTGTCGTAATGATAGGTATGAATTGCCTGGATTTCACTGTGAATCATGCAACTTCTTCATTTGCCGTGACTGTGGTAAAAAAATGATCGGAGATGGTGACATGAAGGCCGCTGATTGA